From the genome of Geminocystis herdmanii PCC 6308, one region includes:
- a CDS encoding Uma2 family endonuclease, translated as MIATIEKTNTLEEFLQQAETKPPQEFINGVITPKPMPQGEHSTLQSELVSAVNQVTKANKIAYAFPELRCTINNSSIVPDVAVFVWDKIPRTEKGRIANRFERLPDWSIEILSPDQSLMKVLDKLLFCSENGTNLGWLINPEDETILVVFSDQKVKIFRDDNILPVLDKIELNLTVNDIFNWLNI; from the coding sequence ATGATTGCAACCATAGAAAAAACCAACACCTTAGAAGAATTTTTGCAACAAGCAGAAACAAAACCCCCTCAAGAATTTATTAATGGAGTTATTACCCCTAAGCCTATGCCTCAAGGAGAACACAGTACACTACAATCTGAATTAGTATCCGCAGTTAATCAAGTAACAAAAGCTAATAAAATTGCCTATGCTTTTCCCGAATTGCGTTGTACTATTAATAATAGTTCGATCGTACCTGATGTAGCGGTATTTGTCTGGGATAAAATACCACGCACCGAAAAAGGAAGAATAGCCAATCGATTTGAGAGATTGCCAGATTGGAGTATTGAAATTTTATCACCAGATCAAAGTTTAATGAAAGTGTTAGATAAATTGCTTTTTTGTTCTGAAAATGGTACTAATTTAGGTTGGTTAATTAATCCCGAAGATGAAACAATTTTAGTAGTATTTAGTGATCAAAAAGTTAAAATTTTTCGAGATGATAATATTTTACCCGTATTAGATAAAATAGAACTAAATTTAACCGTTAACGATATTTTTAATTGGCTTAATATTTAA
- the hisI gene encoding phosphoribosyl-AMP cyclohydrolase yields MNNLLNQNYLWIEILKFNEQGLIPAIAQDHQDGTILMMAWMNKESIKQTLLTKEAHYWSRSRQELWHKGATSGHIQKVNSMFYDCDGDTLLLKIEQVGNIACHTGARSCFFNTVSLTS; encoded by the coding sequence ATGAATAACTTACTCAATCAAAATTATCTTTGGATAGAAATATTAAAGTTTAATGAACAAGGATTAATTCCAGCTATCGCTCAAGACCATCAAGACGGTACAATCTTAATGATGGCTTGGATGAATAAAGAATCCATTAAACAAACATTATTAACTAAAGAAGCCCACTATTGGAGTCGCTCTCGTCAGGAGTTGTGGCATAAAGGAGCAACATCAGGTCATATTCAAAAAGTTAATTCTATGTTTTATGATTGTGATGGTGACACTTTATTACTCAAAATTGAGCAAGTAGGAAATATTGCTTGTCATACTGGAGCAAGAAGTTGCTTTTTTAATACTGTATCTTTAACATCTTAA
- a CDS encoding CobW family GTP-binding protein, whose protein sequence is MKTLTMSLSDALPIIPKAGMPVTIITGFLGSGKTTLLNHILLNNEGLKVAVLVNEFGDINIDAQLLISIDQDMVELGNGCICCTINDNLIDTVYQILEREDKIDYLIIETTGLADPLPIILTFLGTELKYLTRIDSIITLVDTETFTEKHFDSESALNQIRYADLVILNKIDLVKEEKLQDLESFILQEKTGARILKSQFGKVPLGLILDINLTKNSSYKQEIRDFQRSHKNYSHHLENDGFSYVSFISDRPFDLDKFENFLINIMPREVFRAKGIMWFDVSELRHIFQLSGPRYELQADEWTEKPKNQLVFIGRNLAQENIIEPLNNCLVEMNNKKSFSLANLPF, encoded by the coding sequence ATGAAAACGTTAACAATGAGTTTATCCGATGCGTTGCCAATTATTCCTAAAGCTGGGATGCCCGTAACCATAATTACTGGTTTTTTAGGTAGCGGAAAAACTACTTTACTTAATCATATTTTACTTAATAATGAAGGCTTAAAAGTAGCAGTTTTAGTCAATGAATTTGGAGATATTAATATTGATGCTCAGTTATTAATTTCCATTGATCAAGATATGGTAGAATTAGGAAATGGCTGTATTTGTTGCACCATTAATGATAATTTAATTGATACAGTTTATCAAATTTTAGAAAGAGAAGATAAGATAGATTATCTAATCATTGAAACTACGGGATTAGCTGATCCACTTCCGATTATTCTCACTTTTTTAGGTACAGAATTAAAGTATTTAACTCGTATTGATTCTATTATTACTTTAGTTGATACCGAAACCTTCACGGAAAAACATTTTGATAGCGAATCGGCATTAAATCAAATTCGTTATGCAGATTTAGTTATTCTCAATAAAATTGATCTTGTAAAAGAAGAAAAATTGCAGGATTTAGAATCATTTATTCTACAAGAAAAAACAGGAGCAAGAATTTTAAAAAGTCAATTCGGAAAAGTTCCTTTAGGTTTAATTTTAGATATAAATTTAACAAAAAATAGTAGTTATAAACAAGAAATTAGAGACTTTCAACGCAGTCATAAAAACTATAGTCATCACCTCGAAAATGATGGTTTTAGTTACGTTTCTTTTATAAGCGATCGACCTTTTGATTTAGATAAATTTGAAAATTTCCTAATCAATATAATGCCTAGAGAAGTATTTAGAGCAAAGGGAATTATGTGGTTTGATGTTAGCGAATTAAGACATATTTTTCAATTAAGTGGTCCTCGTTATGAATTACAAGCCGATGAATGGACAGAAAAACCTAAAAATCAATTAGTATTTATTGGGCGTAATTTAGCACAAGAAAATATTATAGAGCCATTGAATAATTGTTTAGTAGAAATGAACAATAAAAAATCATTTTCTTTAGCAAATTTACCTTTTTAA
- the folE gene encoding GTP cyclohydrolase I FolE codes for MESQPPVTEAQMIQAVRTLLLGLGENPDREGLIDTPKRVVKALKFLTSGYNQSLDELLNGAVFHENANEMVLVRDIDLFSSCEHHILPILGRAHVAYIPNGKVIGLSKIARICEMYARRLQVQERLTAQIADALQGLLQPQGVAVIIEATHMCMVMRGVQKPGSWTSTSALRGVFNDDAKTRQEFMNLIQHRPTFNS; via the coding sequence ATGGAATCTCAGCCTCCCGTAACGGAAGCACAGATGATTCAAGCCGTTAGGACATTATTACTAGGATTAGGGGAAAATCCCGATCGAGAAGGATTAATAGACACTCCCAAAAGGGTAGTAAAAGCCTTAAAGTTTCTCACTTCTGGTTATAATCAATCCCTAGATGAATTATTAAATGGTGCAGTATTTCACGAAAACGCCAATGAAATGGTATTAGTCAGAGATATTGACTTATTTAGCTCTTGTGAACATCATATACTACCGATTCTTGGACGAGCTCATGTTGCTTATATTCCCAATGGTAAAGTCATCGGTTTATCCAAAATTGCCCGTATTTGTGAAATGTACGCTAGAAGATTGCAAGTACAAGAGCGTTTAACTGCTCAAATTGCTGATGCTTTACAGGGATTATTGCAACCCCAAGGAGTCGCTGTGATTATCGAAGCAACTCATATGTGTATGGTGATGCGTGGAGTACAGAAACCCGGCTCTTGGACTTCTACAAGTGCATTACGAGGGGTATTTAATGATGACGCAAAAACTCGTCAAGAATTTATGAATTTAATTCAACATCGCCCCACTTTTAACAGTTAA
- a CDS encoding CobW family GTP-binding protein yields the protein MDSLILPKRGLPVTIITGFLGSGKTTLLNHILTNNQDLKVAILVNEFGDIDIDSQLLISVEENMVSLSNGCICCTINDDLMDTVFQVLESDKKIDYLIVETTGVADPLPIVLTFLSPELRDLIRLDSVLTLIDADNFTAEHFESDAALKQVIYGDIILLNKVDLVSEDKIKELEKDIYCIKQGANILHTEYGKVPLPLILDIDISKPTNYPSESVTNSHDHHHHHHEHDHHHNHDHHHSNHLEVDGFMSISVEFDRAFHVDKFQNFITDNIMNQVFRAKGILWFAESGLKHIFQLSGKRYDIDTEEWQNNPKNQLVMIGRNLDENKLKTKLKECLVNK from the coding sequence ATGGATAGTTTAATTTTACCGAAAAGAGGATTACCTGTTACGATTATTACTGGTTTTTTAGGTAGTGGAAAAACCACTTTACTTAATCATATTCTTACTAATAATCAAGATTTAAAAGTAGCTATTTTAGTTAATGAATTTGGAGATATTGATATTGATAGTCAGTTATTAATATCGGTGGAAGAAAATATGGTTAGTCTTAGTAATGGTTGTATTTGTTGCACCATTAATGATGATTTAATGGATACGGTTTTTCAAGTTTTAGAAAGTGATAAAAAAATTGATTATCTAATTGTTGAAACTACGGGAGTAGCTGATCCTTTACCTATAGTTTTAACTTTTTTAAGTCCAGAGTTACGAGATTTAATTCGTCTTGATTCGGTGTTAACTTTAATTGATGCAGATAATTTTACGGCGGAACATTTTGAGAGTGATGCGGCTTTAAAACAGGTAATTTATGGGGATATTATTTTATTAAATAAGGTTGATTTAGTTTCAGAAGATAAAATTAAAGAGTTAGAAAAAGATATTTATTGTATTAAACAAGGTGCTAATATTTTACATACTGAATATGGTAAAGTACCCTTACCTTTAATTTTGGATATTGATATAAGTAAACCTACTAATTATCCTTCGGAATCTGTTACTAATTCTCATGATCATCACCATCATCATCATGAACATGATCACCATCATAACCATGATCATCACCATTCTAATCATTTAGAAGTAGATGGTTTTATGTCTATTTCTGTAGAGTTCGATCGAGCCTTTCATGTGGACAAATTTCAGAATTTCATCACTGATAATATCATGAATCAAGTATTTAGAGCAAAGGGAATATTATGGTTTGCCGAAAGTGGGTTAAAACATATTTTTCAACTAAGCGGAAAACGCTATGATATTGATACGGAAGAATGGCAAAATAACCCAAAAAATCAGTTAGTAATGATAGGGCGAAATCTGGATGAAAATAAACTAAAAACTAAACTGAAAGAATGCCTTGTTAATAAATAA
- a CDS encoding alpha/beta hydrolase, whose amino-acid sequence MISITANTDKKIDKFTWNYEQSAFKISFETLGKGKPILLLPSFSTVSSRSEMNTIGEFLASQYQVTVFDWLGFGESDRPKIDYQPIIYQQLLTDFVNHYFSEPIIIVTAGHSAGYALKLAKNNPDLVAKIILIAPTWKGPLKVMGVPDNVGNFLKNVVYSPILGQFLYYLNTTPAFLKFMYRRHVYVNENLLTPTFIAEKRGITQRKGARFAPSAFVTGCIDPIKNQEEFLQLISSFKQPILTIIGDNSPPYSLSQMKAIISLKNVQTISLTGTLGMAEEYSHVIAPYIQEFCA is encoded by the coding sequence ATGATTTCTATTACTGCAAATACTGATAAAAAAATAGATAAATTTACTTGGAATTACGAACAATCCGCATTTAAAATCAGTTTTGAAACTCTGGGAAAAGGAAAACCGATACTATTATTACCATCATTTAGTACTGTTTCTTCCCGTAGCGAAATGAACACCATTGGGGAGTTTTTAGCCTCTCAATATCAAGTTACCGTCTTTGACTGGCTTGGTTTTGGGGAGTCCGATCGACCTAAAATTGATTATCAACCAATAATTTATCAACAATTATTAACGGATTTTGTTAACCATTATTTTTCAGAACCAATAATAATTGTTACCGCAGGACATAGTGCAGGATATGCGTTAAAATTAGCTAAAAATAACCCTGATTTAGTGGCTAAAATAATTTTAATCGCTCCCACTTGGAAAGGACCATTAAAAGTAATGGGAGTGCCTGATAATGTGGGTAATTTTCTCAAAAATGTAGTTTATAGTCCCATATTAGGGCAGTTTTTATACTATCTTAATACAACCCCTGCTTTTTTAAAATTCATGTATCGCCGTCATGTTTACGTCAATGAAAATCTTTTAACCCCCACATTTATCGCTGAAAAACGAGGAATTACTCAGAGAAAAGGAGCAAGATTTGCACCTTCTGCTTTTGTCACAGGATGTATTGATCCTATCAAAAATCAGGAAGAATTTTTACAATTAATATCCTCTTTCAAACAACCAATTTTAACGATTATCGGGGATAATTCTCCTCCCTATTCTTTATCACAAATGAAAGCCATTATTTCCCTTAAAAATGTTCAAACAATTTCCCTAACTGGTACTCTGGGTATGGCAGAAGAATATTCTCATGTAATCGCTCCTTATATTCAAGAATTTTGTGCGTAA